A segment of the Candidatus Brevundimonas phytovorans genome:
TCGTCGCCGAAGCCGTGCAGTTCGCACAGGAAAGCCCGGAGCCGGATCCGTCCGAGCTCTATACTGACGTCTACGTGGAGGCCTGATCCGTGACCGACATTCTGATGCCGGCGCTGTCCCCCACGATGGAAGAGGGCACGCTGACCAAGTGGCACATCAAGGCAGGCGACACCGTGTCGGCCGGCCAGGTGATCGCCGAGATCGAAACCGACAAGGCGACGATGGAAGTCGAAGCCGTCGATGAAGGCGAAGTGCTGGAAATCCTGGTGCCGGAAGGCTCCGAGAACGTGAAGGTCAACACGCCGATCGCGCGTCTGGCCGGTGAAGACAGCGCGCCCGCGCCTGCGCCCAAGGCTGAAGCGCCTAAAGCCGAGGCCGCTCCGGCTCCGGTTGCTGCGGCTCCGGCTGCGCCCAAGGTCGAACTGCGCGACCCGGAAATTCCGGCCGACGCCAAGCTGGTCAAGACGACCGTGCGCGACGCCCTGCGCGACGCCATGGCCGAGGAAATGCGTCGTGACGACCGCGTCTTCCTGATCGGTGAGGAAGTCGCCCAGTATCAGGGCGCCTACAAGGTCAGCCGCGACCTGCTGCAGGAGTTCGGCGAGCGTCGCGTCATCGACACCCCGATCACCGAGCACGGCTTCGCCGGCCTCGGCGTCGGCGCCGCCATGGCGGGCCTGAAGCCGATCGTCGAGTTCATGACGTTCAACTTCGCCATGCAGGCGATCGACCACATCATCAACTCGGCGGCCAAGACCCTCTATATGTCGGGCGGTCAGATCCGTGCGGACATCGTCTTCCGTGGTCCCAACGGCGCCGCCAGCCGCGTTGGCGCCCAGCACAGCCAGGACTACTCGGCCTGGTACGCCCAGATT
Coding sequences within it:
- a CDS encoding pyruvate dehydrogenase complex E1 component subunit beta; amino-acid sequence: MTDILMPALSPTMEEGTLTKWHIKAGDTVSAGQVIAEIETDKATMEVEAVDEGEVLEILVPEGSENVKVNTPIARLAGEDSAPAPAPKAEAPKAEAAPAPVAAAPAAPKVELRDPEIPADAKLVKTTVRDALRDAMAEEMRRDDRVFLIGEEVAQYQGAYKVSRDLLQEFGERRVIDTPITEHGFAGLGVGAAMAGLKPIVEFMTFNFAMQAIDHIINSAAKTLYMSGGQIRADIVFRGPNGAASRVGAQHSQDYSAWYAQIPGLKVIAPYDAADAKGLLKAAIRDPNPVVFLEHEMLYGAEFDVPEGDDYVLPIGKAKVRREGKDVTITAHARMVGFALQAAEKLAEEGIEAEVIDLRTLRPLDHETIVESVKKTSRLVSAEEGWGPMGVGAEVVARVIEHAFDYLDAPPLRVHQEDVPLPYAANLEVLSLPGVDKIVAAVKQVMA